One genomic window of Entelurus aequoreus isolate RoL-2023_Sb linkage group LG07, RoL_Eaeq_v1.1, whole genome shotgun sequence includes the following:
- the LOC133653405 gene encoding protein-glutamine gamma-glutamyltransferase 5-like isoform X2, whose amino-acid sequence MVDFEMEENHSRHQTEGLSSKRLVVRRGRAFKVTLMFDGRLWEPSSQRLALQVSLGDMSAKMLVNFTDKWFDTDRWSARGYPGDLRRRSVPIHVFAPVRSSVGMYQMLVHIYGAQERRSFLVGTFVLLCNPWLEEDLVYMPNVLLDEYIKRDNGMVYMGTDVNVVPRPWSFGQYEPGVLEACLQLLQVSPQHLSNKHKDYVHRADPVYLSRVMCAMVNSSDDMGVLEGKWQGSYKDGVGPTEWSSSADILHRWLASKAKPVRYGQCWVFASVLCTVMRVLGIPSRVVTVFNAAHDTDGNVVVDEFYSTTGEKLSQTKDSIWNFHVWVECWMRRPDLGLGFDGWQVVDPTPQEKSAGMYRCGPCPVAAIRGRCLRTPYDAAFLYASVDADIVRMMVRSGRLVSKTTDSKCVGRAIFTKSVGSDAAEDLTESYKKSKIRGEQLMARCTMQSANLYDRSHPQAVSCLRSGTLPSPAEADGCSLDVSIAVDGEPTAGESIDLTVTLTNKLARHRVLVEHLNAQLKEFNCSPQKSFWKSHKEVSVPPFEVFTLQHSIPPSEYESFLSDDDIVKVSVVIKDVNTKERVLATQDFNISTPKISIQVEGGDTIQVKKEHTAVVSFTNTFTKGLSSAVLKVEGYGLLQGKQEARLGVLQPGEKMEKKVSIMASTKGTKMLNATLSHGGSSKVLSRSIHKVSITS is encoded by the exons ATGGTGGACTTTGAGATGGAGGAGAACCACAGTCGCCACCAGACGGAAGGTCTGAGCAGCAAGCGGCTTGTGGTGCGGCGAGGAAGAGCCTTCAAAGTCACTCTGATGTTTGATGGACGTCTGTGGGAGCCGAGCAGCCAACGTTTGGCGCTGCAGGTTTCATTAG GCGACATGTCAGCCAAGATGTTGGTCAACTTTACCGACAAGTGGTTCGACACGGACAGGTGGTCGGCCCGGGGTTACCCTGGCGACCTGCGCCGCCGCTCCGTCCCCATCCACGTCTTCGCCCCGGTCCGGTCCTCGGTGGGCATGTACCAGATGCTGGTCCACATATATGGTGCACAGGAGCGCCGCAGCTTCTTGGTGGGGACTTTTGTGCTGCTGTGCAACCCTTGGCTGGAAG AGGATCTGGTCTACATGCCGAATGTGCTGCTGGACGAGTACATCAAGAGGGACAATGGCATGGTCTACATGGGAACTGACGTCAACGTTGTCCCGCGTCCTTGGTCATTTgggcag TATGAGCCCGGTgtcctggaggcgtgtcttcagCTGCTACAGGTGAGCCCTCAGCACCTGAGCAACAAGCACAAGGACTACGTTCACCGGGCAGACCCCGTCTACCTGAGCAGGGTCATGTGCGCAATG GTGAACTCCAGTGACGACATGGGCGTGCTGGAGGGCAAGTGGCAAGGCAGCTACAAAGATGGCGTGGGGCCCACAGAGTGGAGCAGCAGTGCGGACATCCTTCACCGCTGGTTGGCGTCCAAAGCCAAGCCGGTGCGTTATGGACAATGCTGGGTCTTTGCCTCCGTCCTCTGTACAG TGATGCGAGTGCTGGGGATTCCCTCCAGGGTGGTGACGGTCTTTAACGCCGCCCACGACACTGATGGAAACGTGGTAGTCGATGAGTTCTACTCCACCACCGGGGAGAAGCTGAGCCAGACAAAAGACAGCATTTG GAACTTCCACGTGTGGGTGGAGTGTTGGATGCGAAGACCAGACCTGGGCCTGGGTTTTGACGGCTGGCAGGTGGTGGACCCCACCCCTCAGGAGAAGAGCGCAG GGATGTACCGCTGTGGCCCGTGCCCGGTGGCCGCCATCAGGGGGCGCTGCCTCCGCACACCTTACGACGCCGCCTTCCTCTACGCCTCGGTGGACGCCGACATCGTGCGCATGATGGTGCGGTCGGGCCGCTTGGTGAGCAAGACCACGGACAGCAAGTGTGTGGGACGCGCCATCTTCACCAAGAGCGTCGGCTCGGACGCGGCGGAGGATTTGACGGAGAGTTACAAGAAAAGTAAAATTAGAGGAGAGCAGCTGATGG CGAGGTGTACCATGCAATCTGCAAATCTTTATGACCGGTCCCATCCTCAGGCTG taagtTGTCTCCGTAGTGGGACTTTGCCTAGTCCAGCTGAAGCAG ACGGGTGCAGTTTGGACGTTTCCATCGCCGTCGACGGAGAGCCGACTGCGGGCGAGAGCATCGACCTGACCGTGACCCTCACCAATAAATTGGCGCGCCACCGCGTCCTGGTGGAGCACCTGAACGCTCAGCTGAAGGAATTCAACTGCAGCCCCCAGAAAAGCTTCTGGAAAAGCCATAAAGAAGTTTCCGTCCCGCCGTTTGAAG TTTTCACGCTGCAGCATTCCATCCCGCCCTCGGAGTACGAGTCCTTCCTGTCGGACGACGACATTGTCAAAGTGTCGGTGGTCATCAAGGACGTGAACACCAAAGAGAGAGTTTTGGCCACGCAGGACTTCAACATCAGCACGCCCAAAATTAGCAtacag GTGGAAGGCGGTGACACCATCCAGGTGAAGAAGGAGCACACGGCCGTGGTTTCCTTTACTAACACATTCACCAAAGGCCTGAGCAGCGCTGTGCTGAAGGTGGAAGGTTATGGGTTGTTGCAGGGCAAACAAGAAGCCAG GCTGGGTGTGCTGCAGCCAGGAGAGAAGATGGAGAAGAAGGTTTCCATCATGGCGTCCACAAAAGGCACCAAGATGCTCAACGCCACTTTGTCACACGGCGGCAGTTCCAAAGTGCTTTCCAGAAGCATCCATAAAGTGTCCATCACCTCATAG
- the LOC133653405 gene encoding protein-glutamine gamma-glutamyltransferase 5-like isoform X1, which yields MDATGDTNRRNMSGQTRLKMVDFEMEENHSRHQTEGLSSKRLVVRRGRAFKVTLMFDGRLWEPSSQRLALQVSLGDMSAKMLVNFTDKWFDTDRWSARGYPGDLRRRSVPIHVFAPVRSSVGMYQMLVHIYGAQERRSFLVGTFVLLCNPWLEEDLVYMPNVLLDEYIKRDNGMVYMGTDVNVVPRPWSFGQYEPGVLEACLQLLQVSPQHLSNKHKDYVHRADPVYLSRVMCAMVNSSDDMGVLEGKWQGSYKDGVGPTEWSSSADILHRWLASKAKPVRYGQCWVFASVLCTVMRVLGIPSRVVTVFNAAHDTDGNVVVDEFYSTTGEKLSQTKDSIWNFHVWVECWMRRPDLGLGFDGWQVVDPTPQEKSAGMYRCGPCPVAAIRGRCLRTPYDAAFLYASVDADIVRMMVRSGRLVSKTTDSKCVGRAIFTKSVGSDAAEDLTESYKKSKIRGEQLMARCTMQSANLYDRSHPQAVSCLRSGTLPSPAEADGCSLDVSIAVDGEPTAGESIDLTVTLTNKLARHRVLVEHLNAQLKEFNCSPQKSFWKSHKEVSVPPFEVFTLQHSIPPSEYESFLSDDDIVKVSVVIKDVNTKERVLATQDFNISTPKISIQVEGGDTIQVKKEHTAVVSFTNTFTKGLSSAVLKVEGYGLLQGKQEARLGVLQPGEKMEKKVSIMASTKGTKMLNATLSHGGSSKVLSRSIHKVSITS from the exons ATGGACGCCACCGGAGACACAAACAGGCGCAACATGAGCG GCCAGACTCGCCTGAAAATGGTGGACTTTGAGATGGAGGAGAACCACAGTCGCCACCAGACGGAAGGTCTGAGCAGCAAGCGGCTTGTGGTGCGGCGAGGAAGAGCCTTCAAAGTCACTCTGATGTTTGATGGACGTCTGTGGGAGCCGAGCAGCCAACGTTTGGCGCTGCAGGTTTCATTAG GCGACATGTCAGCCAAGATGTTGGTCAACTTTACCGACAAGTGGTTCGACACGGACAGGTGGTCGGCCCGGGGTTACCCTGGCGACCTGCGCCGCCGCTCCGTCCCCATCCACGTCTTCGCCCCGGTCCGGTCCTCGGTGGGCATGTACCAGATGCTGGTCCACATATATGGTGCACAGGAGCGCCGCAGCTTCTTGGTGGGGACTTTTGTGCTGCTGTGCAACCCTTGGCTGGAAG AGGATCTGGTCTACATGCCGAATGTGCTGCTGGACGAGTACATCAAGAGGGACAATGGCATGGTCTACATGGGAACTGACGTCAACGTTGTCCCGCGTCCTTGGTCATTTgggcag TATGAGCCCGGTgtcctggaggcgtgtcttcagCTGCTACAGGTGAGCCCTCAGCACCTGAGCAACAAGCACAAGGACTACGTTCACCGGGCAGACCCCGTCTACCTGAGCAGGGTCATGTGCGCAATG GTGAACTCCAGTGACGACATGGGCGTGCTGGAGGGCAAGTGGCAAGGCAGCTACAAAGATGGCGTGGGGCCCACAGAGTGGAGCAGCAGTGCGGACATCCTTCACCGCTGGTTGGCGTCCAAAGCCAAGCCGGTGCGTTATGGACAATGCTGGGTCTTTGCCTCCGTCCTCTGTACAG TGATGCGAGTGCTGGGGATTCCCTCCAGGGTGGTGACGGTCTTTAACGCCGCCCACGACACTGATGGAAACGTGGTAGTCGATGAGTTCTACTCCACCACCGGGGAGAAGCTGAGCCAGACAAAAGACAGCATTTG GAACTTCCACGTGTGGGTGGAGTGTTGGATGCGAAGACCAGACCTGGGCCTGGGTTTTGACGGCTGGCAGGTGGTGGACCCCACCCCTCAGGAGAAGAGCGCAG GGATGTACCGCTGTGGCCCGTGCCCGGTGGCCGCCATCAGGGGGCGCTGCCTCCGCACACCTTACGACGCCGCCTTCCTCTACGCCTCGGTGGACGCCGACATCGTGCGCATGATGGTGCGGTCGGGCCGCTTGGTGAGCAAGACCACGGACAGCAAGTGTGTGGGACGCGCCATCTTCACCAAGAGCGTCGGCTCGGACGCGGCGGAGGATTTGACGGAGAGTTACAAGAAAAGTAAAATTAGAGGAGAGCAGCTGATGG CGAGGTGTACCATGCAATCTGCAAATCTTTATGACCGGTCCCATCCTCAGGCTG taagtTGTCTCCGTAGTGGGACTTTGCCTAGTCCAGCTGAAGCAG ACGGGTGCAGTTTGGACGTTTCCATCGCCGTCGACGGAGAGCCGACTGCGGGCGAGAGCATCGACCTGACCGTGACCCTCACCAATAAATTGGCGCGCCACCGCGTCCTGGTGGAGCACCTGAACGCTCAGCTGAAGGAATTCAACTGCAGCCCCCAGAAAAGCTTCTGGAAAAGCCATAAAGAAGTTTCCGTCCCGCCGTTTGAAG TTTTCACGCTGCAGCATTCCATCCCGCCCTCGGAGTACGAGTCCTTCCTGTCGGACGACGACATTGTCAAAGTGTCGGTGGTCATCAAGGACGTGAACACCAAAGAGAGAGTTTTGGCCACGCAGGACTTCAACATCAGCACGCCCAAAATTAGCAtacag GTGGAAGGCGGTGACACCATCCAGGTGAAGAAGGAGCACACGGCCGTGGTTTCCTTTACTAACACATTCACCAAAGGCCTGAGCAGCGCTGTGCTGAAGGTGGAAGGTTATGGGTTGTTGCAGGGCAAACAAGAAGCCAG GCTGGGTGTGCTGCAGCCAGGAGAGAAGATGGAGAAGAAGGTTTCCATCATGGCGTCCACAAAAGGCACCAAGATGCTCAACGCCACTTTGTCACACGGCGGCAGTTCCAAAGTGCTTTCCAGAAGCATCCATAAAGTGTCCATCACCTCATAG